In Danio rerio strain Tuebingen ecotype United States chromosome 9, GRCz12tu, whole genome shotgun sequence, the genomic window CACACCAGAGGACATGGTTTTTAGTGACAAAATGCATCAGGTTTTTCTATTTTTTGAAATATATGGATGAATAATGATGCCATTTACTGACATAGCAACTTGTAAAAGGGgggcatccacttggatgacgcGACATCAGCTACAAGAGAACAGCGCAAGTGCACTCACCACTCCCCAgatattggtggagtgaagagacagtgatagagccaatttgatggatggggatgattgggaggcaatGATCGTATGGGGTCAATTGAGgcactttggccaggacaccagggttacactccTGCTCTTTACGACCactgagagtcaggacctcggtttaatgtctcatctgaaagacagcgcccactgagagtatagcgtccccttcacttttactgggtcATAAGtaagcccacacggaatctgcgcgcgcagaattccgcagattttccacaaacctgccgcagaattccacagatttctgcagatttctaGCCCatgattaattctgtttatttacttgagtaatttattcatttttgattcagtaatttatttctttttatttaatatattaaggttttggctatgatactcccaaaataattccgcagaaatgcgcagatttttaccaaaattctccgcagaaatagcaaaaaacgtcagcagattccgtctggccctagtcataaggactcacacagaccacaggttgagcgccctctgctggtctctctaacaccacttacaacagcaacctagttttcccatgtggtcttccatccaggtgctaaccaggctcagcccggcttagcttcagtgagtaaccggtcttgggctgcagggtgatatggctggtCATAGAgaaatgtttaaccatttacaacattttaaattatgaaaattctaattatataattttttgtcaTGTGTACCAGTGAAAAGGTAACGTCACGtcggtaaaacaacaacaactgtatatttgtttgtgatctttttgcatttatgaatcaTACTCTGAATATGGTCCAGTGTTCAACTCTATTGACGGTCCATCTTCTTCTAAACACTGGAAATGTGCGCTGAACCAGACAGTGAAGCCATGAAACATGCCTGACTTCTCAACGGTGAAAGTAAACTCTCCTTTGAGTCTCTGAAAAGAAGTGGAGGAAAACACAGAGTAGTTAATATGATCTTGATTTTAAATAGTGGTCATTAAATCCAAAGATTGGCACCTACCTCCAAGTCTGAAACCTGTATCGTGACCATATCAAGAGTAATAACATCAGCTGGAGTAGACAAACAGTCCTCAGGCTGAAGATGATGGCTAAATTTAGGCTTGGAGAGAAACTCCTTCTGTGCAAGTGACCtacaatacataaatatatgacCAGTTATAGCAGCGTTATCATAGTACACCATCATGGTGATGTACATACAGTATCtggtaacattttttattttcaaaagaaaCCTTTGTAACACTATATACCTTttgtttaaacaataaataaaacatttaataaagcaTGTAATCATCTTCGTtatcattaataaatgaaaataaaatgtattgttagtTTAATTAACTAAGATTACAATAACTAATgcattactattataattattaaatgctgtacaagcgTTGTTCATggcttgttcatgttagtaaatacagtatattaacTAAATTTAATGATGTGTTGTGTATACTAAAGTGTTTATCTATTAAAAACCTTTATCAAATCAATagatagatatatttattttatcaattgGATAAAATTCCTCATtattacaacaaacatttaaagtAGGGCTTCTGAatatttaagaatattttaagaatatttcataTTTTGCTTCTGAATATTTAAGATGATCATATCAAATTTATGAAATTTAGAGAGCTATCCTTTTAGAGTAACCAGCACTTTgtaacaaacataaaaattattGTTTGAAAACTAGaaaacattacattaatgtttaccTTCATTTCACCAACACAATATGCACGTTTTTATAGGCAATCATTTTTATATGTTGTATAAAGCTCATTAGTGAGTAACTATTCTAGTTTTAATTAATAGTTTTTCAAATCCGttaaaatttttggtatttagttgatttttcatgtttgtttattGGTTAATGTTTTGTACTTCAacaaagttttaattttattttagtattaataatttttattgtaacaaataaaaaaaatgttcaggaaatgtttacattatgtatgataatatttttttttctcctgaagaaagtcttatttgttttatttcgactagaaaaaaaataataaaagcagttttaaatgtttttcaaatccattttaaggacaaaattattagcccctttaagctatatttttattcgatagtctacagaacaaaccctccttatacaataacttgcctaattaccctaacctgcctaattcacCTTAATTAAccgtaataatattaattaacttaatatttaaactaaatattatttactgttatcatggtaaagataaaataaatccgttataaAAACTAGTGtttagaaatcttctctccgtcaaACAAAATTGGGAGTAAAAAactaaacagaggggctaataattctgacttcaactgaaaaaaataaatatatacagtttaattGTATAAGCTTTAATTGACAATATTGACTGAAATAtccaatacattttatttcacaAAGTACTGTATATTCATATGAAAGGCCTCACTGTAAGTAACTGAAGTTTAACCCATAGGGATTCTCCCAGAACTCCACTTTTTGCCTGTAATCAGAGAAAGCCTGGCATGGAACGATGGTCAAACAAGCAGAAGATGGCCACATCATTCCTCCCTTCTTCAGCCAGCGGTCTCTAGCCAACAACACCGACTCCAACATGTACTCAAACTGAGACAAACAGTGACAGCAACACAAGGGTCACATTTTGacagtgaaaataaaatatcaaagagAGAGAAATGTGACATCATTTATCCTGCCCTTTGTATTCTAATATTTCTTCTACAAACATGAAACTGAATTAAGCAGCAATCAAAGCTGCTCTCATACCAGAAGGCAGTTTCCCATCCACTCAGACACTAGAACATCCACTTTTGTAGGAAGAGTGAGATTTTCGGCTCGCTCCTGAAACACAGTCACCACTCCATCACAGCCGTTCTGCTTCACCAGTTCCTCTGTGTGTTCTGCCATTGAGCTGGCCTCCACTGCATACACCTACAGCATCAAAACACCAATATGCAACAGTATATTGTATGGCTCTAAAATATTTTGTTCCAGCATCAGTATCGCAATGTGAGCatatgcaatagtcacatcgctggGTTTGCAATGTTGAACtggtaatattatattatttattattatgtatttaaaaatcatttttgaatacacttatgtttttttgcattgtttatcATTAAagttaccaaaacattttttatgcGTGTTTTTATAATTGAATTCAGTTTAAAAGTATTTGGACACAGGAAATTACATTTCTAAATTTAAGAAAGATTAATtacatgtatacagttgaagtcagaactattagccccctttgatttatttatttatttttttaaatatttcccaaattatgtttaacagagcaaggacattttcacagtatgtctgataatattttttcttctggtgaaagtcttatttgttttaatttggctagaataaaggtagttttgaattttttatgaaccattttaaggacaaaattattagccccttctagtctacagaacaaaccattgttatacaataacttgcctaattaccctaacctgcctagttaacctaattagcctagttaagcctttaaatgtcactttaagctgtaaagaatattttactgtcatcatggcaaagataaaatgaatcagttatcagaaatgagttattaaaactattatgtttagaaatgtgttaaaaaaaatcttctctcccttaaacaaaaaaagggaaaaaataaacatggtggtgaataattcaggggggctaataattctgacttcattctGATATAATGAAGACCTCCAGAAAATCATAAAgcactatgtatatatatatatatatatatatatatatatatatatatatatatatatatatatatatatatatatatatatatatatatatatatataaatatatatacacacacacacagataaggtcagaattattagccccctttgatttttttttcttcttttttaaatattttccaaatgatgtttaacaaagcaaggaaattttcacagtatgtttgataatattttttcttctggagaaaatcatatttgttttatttcggctagaataaaagcagttttgaattttttattaaccattttagggacaaaattattagcccttttaagctatattttttctcaataatctacagaacaaaccactgttatacaataacttgcgtaattcccctaacctgcctagttaacttaattaacccagttaagactttaaatgtcactttaagctgtatagaagtgtcttgaaaaatcatatgcgagggaggcgatcgagagtatttacaacgctccatCGACTTAAACCTCATaaactgcgtgtgtgtttgctggataaGTCTTTCAGTAACACaccagaagcccctatttcactgcgattgagagaatgaaagtactcaatttctctctctctctcacacacacacacacacacacacacacacacacacacacacacacacacacgaaacacacacacacacacacacacacacacacacacacacacacacacacacacacacacacacacacacacacacacacacacacacacacacacacacacacacacacacacacacacacacacacacacacacacacacacacacacacacacacacacacacagtggcccatttgacctgctggcatgacttttGCGATACTTCTGAATACAGACACGAGCGCATGACTGCAGAGTTTTCTACACCGTATCtatctatcatggatcagctgtatCCCCGCTGCTGCGCCTGCAGCTGATCAATGTCACTTATATGTGAAGAGCGCAGCACGCAAGGGCCAATCACAACCGTTTTTGTAGAGgatgtgaccaatcaaagggatGTAAGAAAattagacaaggatcagaaagcgaggatatttatatttgtttatattaatagctataaatgcttgtgttgtttaagggtacagttacagttatagtcatatatatatatatatatatatatatatatatatatatatat contains:
- the prmt2 gene encoding protein arginine N-methyltransferase 2 isoform X1, whose amino-acid sequence is MIESESRDCNEGEEYVGLVDFVAEGDEQRLHLEMLSDKPRTETYRQVILSNSAALREKVVLDLGCGTGVISLFCALLAKPAGVYAVEASSMAEHTEELVKQNGCDGVVTVFQERAENLTLPTKVDVLVSEWMGNCLLFEYMLESVLLARDRWLKKGGMMWPSSACLTIVPCQAFSDYRQKVEFWENPYGLNFSYLQSLAQKEFLSKPKFSHHLQPEDCLSTPADVITLDMVTIQVSDLERLKGEFTFTVEKSGMFHGFTVWFSAHFQCLEEDGPSIELNTGPYSEITHWKQTLFMLDAPVSVEEGDIIAGSIRLQRNPIWRRHLSITFLWNINSTEVSTVKTKCFPMWR